From one Methanophagales archaeon genomic stretch:
- a CDS encoding HEAT repeat domain-containing protein — MIKFLAGIRGQEIVEKIYSQDNDKEDNIIHSRLFLAAECLAEVREARRELKEEINQKLKELIRIEPFRFDAIIASGFLGDITSLKSLLWDLDSRVRAAAVKALAVFKDRVPEEVIKAIAGLLRDDEWYVRAVAAKALAVFKDRLPEEAIKDIAGLLHDDNSDVRAAAVKALAVFKDRVPGEAIEDIAARLRDVNWEVRAAAVEALAVFNDRVPGEAIMDIAARLRDVNWEVRKAAVDALAKLGDRIPEEVLKDIAARLRDDNRLVRAVAVDALAVFKDRVPEEAIKDIAGLLHDDNRLVRAVAAKALAVFKDRVPEEAIKDIAGLLHDDDSDVRAVAAKALAVFKDRVPEEVIMDIAGWLRDDNREVRESTYRTLKIFYESGIPLPG; from the coding sequence GTGATTAAATTCCTGGCAGGCATCAGGGGGCAGGAAATTGTTGAGAAGATTTATTCTCAAGATAACGATAAAGAGGACAATATCATTCATTCACGCCTATTTCTGGCTGCCGAATGTCTGGCAGAAGTAAGAGAAGCAAGAAGAGAGCTAAAAGAGGAGATTAATCAAAAGTTAAAAGAATTAATAAGGATAGAACCTTTCAGGTTTGATGCGATAATTGCATCAGGATTTCTCGGAGACATAACCAGCCTGAAATCGCTATTATGGGATTTGGATAGTAGAGTACGTGCAGCCGCAGTGAAAGCACTGGCTGTGTTTAAGGACAGGGTGCCAGAAGAAGTAATAAAGGCTATTGCTGGTCTGCTACGGGATGATGAATGGTATGTGCGTGCAGTCGCAGCGAAAGCACTGGCTGTGTTTAAGGATAGGCTACCAGAAGAAGCGATAAAGGATATTGCCGGTCTGTTACACGATGATAATTCGGACGTGCGTGCAGCCGCAGTGAAAGCACTGGCTGTGTTTAAGGACAGGGTGCCAGGAGAAGCGATAGAGGATATTGCTGCTCGGTTACGCGATGTTAATTGGGAGGTGCGTGCAGCCGCGGTGGAAGCACTGGCTGTGTTTAATGACAGGGTGCCAGGAGAAGCGATAATGGATATTGCTGCTCGGTTACGCGATGTTAATTGGGAGGTGCGTAAAGCTGCAGTGGATGCGCTGGCTAAATTGGGGGACAGGATACCAGAAGAAGTGCTAAAGGATATTGCTGCTCGGTTACGCGATGATAATAGGCTTGTGCGTGCAGTCGCAGTGGATGCACTGGCTGTGTTTAAGGATAGGGTGCCAGAAGAAGCGATAAAGGATATTGCCGGTCTGTTACACGATGATAATAGGCTTGTGCGTGCAGTCGCAGCGAAAGCACTGGCTGTGTTTAAGGACAGGGTGCCAGAAGAAGCGATAAAGGATATTGCCGGTCTGTTACACGATGATGATTCGGATGTGCGTGCAGTCGCAGCGAAAGCACTGGCTGTGTTTAAGGACAGGGTACCAGAAGAAGTGATAATGGATATTGCTGGCTGGTTACGCGATGATAATAGGGAGGTGCGTGAGAGCACATATAGAACGTTAAAAATCTTTTATGAATCAGGTATTCCTTTACCCGGGTAA